From one Malus sylvestris chromosome 1, drMalSylv7.2, whole genome shotgun sequence genomic stretch:
- the LOC126583902 gene encoding annexin D2-like isoform X2, which translates to MASCRVPDVVPSPVEDAEQLRKAFAGWGTNEGLIISILTHRNAAQRKLIQQTYAETYGEDLLKSLDKELSSDFERAVVLWTLAPAERDAFLANESTKLLTKNYWILLEIATTRSSHDLYQVKLAYHARYKKSLEEDVAYHTSGDVRKLLVPLLSTFRYEGDDINVPLSKKEAKILHEKISDKAYNDEELIRILTTRSKAQLNATLNQYNNEFGNAINKDLKADKDDEFLKLLRQTIKSLTFPEKYFEKVLRLAINKLGTEEGALTRVITTRAEVDLQRIKEEYYRRNSVHLDHAIVKDTSGDYEKFLVELVGHADA; encoded by the exons ATGGCGAGTTGCAGGGTGCCAGATGTGGTTCCTTCTCCAGTGGAAGACGCTGAGCAGCTCAGGAAAGCTTTTGCAG GATGGGGCACAAATGAGGGATTGATCATATCCATTCTGACTCACAGGAATGCAGCTCAGAGAAAATTGATTCAGCAGACATACGCCGAAACCTATGGGGAAGATCTTCTCAAGTCGTTGGACAAAGAACTCTCAAGTGATTTTGAG AGGGCTGTGGTGCTGTGGACTCTGGCTCCTGCTGAGAGAGATGCATTTTTGGCTAATGAATCTACGAAGTTGTTGACTAAAAACTATTGGATACTCTTGGAAATAGCTACAACTAGGTCTTCACATGACCTGTACCAGGTAAAGCTGGCGTATCATGCCCGTTACAAGAAATCCCTTGAAGAGGATGTTGCATATCATACATCTGGAGATGTCCGCAAG CTTTTGGTTCCTCTTTTGAGCACTTTCCGATACGAGGGAGATGATATTAACGTGCCCTTGTCAAAGAAAGAAGCTAAAATACTTCATGAGAAAATCTCAGACAAAGCCTACAATGATGAGGAGCTCATCAGGATCCTCACTACCAGGAGCAAAGCACAGCTGAATGCAACCCTCAATCAGTACAACAACGAGTTTGGAAACGCCATTAACAAG GATTTGAAGGCTGACAAAGATGATGAGTTCCTCAAACTACTAAGACAAACAATCAAAAGCTTGACCTTCCCTGAGAAATACTTTGAGAAGGTTCTTCGACTGGCCATCAACAAGCTTGGGACAGAGGAAGGGGCGCTTACTAGAGTTATTACCACCCGGGCAGAGGTTGACTTGCAGCGCATCAAAGAAGAATACTACCGGAGGAACAGCGTTCATTTGGACCACGCAATTGTCAAGGACACTTCCGGAGACTATGAGAAGTTTCTTGTGGAACTGGTTGGACATGCAGATGCTTGA